A window of Coleofasciculus chthonoplastes PCC 7420 genomic DNA:
GCGCCTTTTTCAACTAACAGTTTTCCCGTCTGTAAATCCTTGACTGTCGCCACTAACACCCGCCGTTCATCTACCTCAAATTGAACTGAAATTCGGTCAACTCCCACCTGTCCCGGTGGATCTAAATGTGCCACACAAACCTGTTCGCGATCGCTATCCAAGGAACGATACGCCGCTTGCTTGGATAACTGACTACTGGTCATCCGTCCTAAGCTATCATAGGTCACTTCAGCTTGTGCCATTTCTGCCACTTCGCCTATATCTAAACAAATTTCCCGTTGTCCTTCCAGGGCGACTTGTAACGTTAACGGTTCTCCCCGTTCACAGGGATATTGCATCCCTTTTTCAAATAATGTGAAATAGGAATAACTTTTAGCATACGGTTCCCATAAGCGAATGGCATAACTGTGGCGCAAATAATCATCCACACTCGCCACTTGATTTAACGCTAACGCCCCGTATGCCACGGCTTCAAAGGGCTTATCTAACTTAACCTTTGTCTTGCCAAAATAAGACCGAATCAACTGCTGGACAGCGGGAATTAAACAACTCCCTCCCACTAACAACACCTGTTCAATATCACTCTTACTAATTCCTTTCCCTAGGGCAATCATCAAAACTTCATCCAACGCTTCCCGCAACTGTTCCAAAAACTGGCGATTTTCCAGAATCTCTTCTAACTTATCCCGATCTAGTTGCAAGTTGTATGAGGTAAATGTCTCCTCATCTAACCAACTTTCCTTCGCCTCTTGAGTATTTGATAAGCGAATCTTTAATCGTTCAGCTAACTCTAATAAATTCTGCCACCCCACCTCACCAATCTCTTCCCTTGACCATCCTTGCTGATGCAAATAGTCTTCAACAATCCAACTATCCACATCTTCACCGCCAACATAAGCATCGGATTTTGCTAACACTTCTGCCCGTAATACCGTTTCGCGATCGCGCTTGGCTGCATCCAATTGGGGTTGACCGTGAGCGAAGCCGAAGGGTGCAGTGCGAACTAAACTTAAATCAAGCGTTCCACCACCAAAATCTACCACTAATACTAAGGAACTGGGACGCTGTACTGCATAGCCTAACGCCGCTGCTGTGGATTCATCCACCAGTTTAATTTGTTCCACATCTAGGCGACGTGCCACCTCGCGAAACCAATCTAAATAGCGCTCGAATGC
This region includes:
- a CDS encoding Hsp70 family protein, whose protein sequence is MTNTVAIDFGTSNTVVSILEADTNSPKTLRLGSLCRLFKTNSSEPDIPVIPTLVFIKDNNQILLGEQVRSQRLGQSQPTRFFKGFKRDLAADFQPPPRIINGEAYTAESVSEQFIQSIWQQLKAQKINPSQLILTVPVGAFERYLDWFREVARRLDVEQIKLVDESTAAALGYAVQRPSSLVLVVDFGGGTLDLSLVRTAPFGFAHGQPQLDAAKRDRETVLRAEVLAKSDAYVGGEDVDSWIVEDYLHQQGWSREEIGEVGWQNLLELAERLKIRLSNTQEAKESWLDEETFTSYNLQLDRDKLEEILENRQFLEQLREALDEVLMIALGKGISKSDIEQVLLVGGSCLIPAVQQLIRSYFGKTKVKLDKPFEAVAYGALALNQVASVDDYLRHSYAIRLWEPYAKSYSYFTLFEKGMQYPCERGEPLTLQVALEGQREICLDIGEVAEMAQAEVTYDSLGRMTSSQLSKQAAYRSLDSDREQVCVAHLDPPGQVGVDRISVQFEVDERRVLVATVKDLQTGKLLVEKGAIAKLQ